The Stratiformator vulcanicus genome has a segment encoding these proteins:
- a CDS encoding YfcE family phosphodiesterase has translation MARQPEFAPKEQMKIAVFADTHDHVSMTQRAINFFNAAEVDLTIFAGDLVSPILTPTLRRLSSPLVACFGDNEGNRIGITGGLRTVGTIAQGPIGVRTEGDLRILITHQLELCRGFLDDARIVIWAHTHRPGISRDSSGRLFVNPGETCGWVFGRPTVALIETNPNDPSATVARIIDLEPEPSL, from the coding sequence ATGGCTCGCCAGCCGGAGTTTGCTCCAAAAGAACAAATGAAAATTGCCGTGTTCGCTGATACGCACGATCACGTTTCGATGACGCAGCGGGCGATCAATTTCTTCAATGCAGCTGAGGTCGACCTCACGATCTTTGCGGGTGACCTTGTTTCTCCGATTCTGACGCCGACGCTGCGTCGGCTGAGCAGTCCGCTCGTCGCCTGTTTTGGAGACAACGAGGGCAATCGAATCGGGATCACCGGAGGCCTGCGAACCGTCGGCACGATTGCCCAAGGACCAATCGGCGTTCGAACCGAAGGGGATTTGCGGATTCTGATTACCCACCAACTCGAGCTATGCCGGGGCTTTCTCGACGACGCCCGGATCGTGATCTGGGCCCATACGCATCGCCCCGGCATCTCCCGCGACAGTTCCGGTCGGTTGTTCGTCAATCCCGGGGAAACCTGCGGGTGGGTCTTCGGTCGCCCGACGGTGGCTTTGATCGAGACCAACCCGAATGACCCGTCCGCGACCGTCGCCCGCATCATCGACTTGGAGCCTGAGCCCTCACTCTAA